One region of Pangasianodon hypophthalmus isolate fPanHyp1 chromosome 15, fPanHyp1.pri, whole genome shotgun sequence genomic DNA includes:
- the cxxc5a gene encoding CXXC-type zinc finger protein 5 isoform X1, translating into MSGGRPEGSRTPEAQDKDKDKDKEREQHSCREDSPVVERRNRSGIISEPLSKSLKRSRTLSQYTAACPQNTNGLSHNGQAKGKVQPGQHNQQQQQQHPSSTASALVPAKADRSLEQALEGHNGLLHFAQAAALLKRAGMEHMLLPGGMGAGVGVGGVGTEAGSGDLEGASAGDTVGGHTDFPYGIGGGFPFNPAGLFIMTPAGVFLADSALHMAGLAEYPAHSELASAINAGKKKRKRCGMCAPCRRRINCEQCSSCRNRKTGHQICKFRKCEELKKKPSAALEKVMLPTGAAFRWFQ; encoded by the coding sequence ATGTCTGGCGGACGGCCGGAGGGCAGCCGGACACCCGAGGCCCAGGACAAGGACAAAGATAAGGACAAGGAACGGGAGCAGCACAGCTGCAGGGAGGACAGCCCCGTCGTTGAGCGCCGCAATCGCAGCGGCATCATTAGCGAGCCCCTCAGCAAAAGTCTGAAAAGGTCTCGCACTCTTTCCCAGTACACTGCTGCCTGCCCACAAAACACCAACGGACTGAGCCATAACGGCCAGGCCAAGGGTAAGGTCCAGCCTGGCCAGCACaatcagcaacagcagcagcagcatccgTCGTCCACGGCTTCGGCCCTGGTGCCTGCCAAAGCGGACCGGAGCCTGGAACAGGCACTTGAAGGACACAACGGCCTACTACACTTTGCCCAGGCGGCAGCGCTGCTTAAGCGAGCAGGCATGGAGCACATGCTGCTGCCTGGGGGCATGGGTGCAGGGGTGGGAGTGGGTGGAGTGGGCACTGAAGCAGGGTCAGGCGACCTGGAGGGCGCATCAGCAGGCGACACTGTGGGGGGCCACACGGACTTCCCGTATGGCATAGGTGGTGGCTTTCCTTTCAACCCGGCTGGGCTTTTCATAATGACGCCGGCCGGTGTGTTCCTTGCCGACAGTGCCCTGCACATGGCAGGCCTGGCTGAGTATCCAGCGCACAGTGAGCTGGCCTCCGCCATCAATGCCGGCAAAAAGAAGCGTAAACGCTGCGGTATGTGTGCGCCCTGCCGGCGCAGGATCAACTGTGAGCAATGCAGCAGCTGCCGCAACCGCAAGACGGGTCACCAGATCTGCAAGTTCCGCAAGTGTGAAGAGCTAAAGAAGAAACCATCCGCTGCACTGGAG
- the cxxc5a gene encoding CXXC-type zinc finger protein 5 isoform X2 translates to MSGGRPEGSRTPEAQDKDKDKDKEREQHSCREDSPVVERRNRSGIISEPLSKSLKRSRTLSQYTAACPQNTNGLSHNGQAKGKVQPGQHNQQQQQQHPSSTASALVPAKADRSLEQALEGHNGLLHFAQAAALLKRAGMEHMLLPGGMGAGVGVGGVGTEAGSGDLEGASAGDTVGGHTDFPYGIGGGFPFNPAGLFIMTPAGVFLADSALHMAGLAEYPAHSELASAINAGKKKRKRCGMCAPCRRRINCEQCSSCRNRKTGHQICKFRKCEELKKKPSAALEVMLPTGAAFRWFQ, encoded by the coding sequence ATGTCTGGCGGACGGCCGGAGGGCAGCCGGACACCCGAGGCCCAGGACAAGGACAAAGATAAGGACAAGGAACGGGAGCAGCACAGCTGCAGGGAGGACAGCCCCGTCGTTGAGCGCCGCAATCGCAGCGGCATCATTAGCGAGCCCCTCAGCAAAAGTCTGAAAAGGTCTCGCACTCTTTCCCAGTACACTGCTGCCTGCCCACAAAACACCAACGGACTGAGCCATAACGGCCAGGCCAAGGGTAAGGTCCAGCCTGGCCAGCACaatcagcaacagcagcagcagcatccgTCGTCCACGGCTTCGGCCCTGGTGCCTGCCAAAGCGGACCGGAGCCTGGAACAGGCACTTGAAGGACACAACGGCCTACTACACTTTGCCCAGGCGGCAGCGCTGCTTAAGCGAGCAGGCATGGAGCACATGCTGCTGCCTGGGGGCATGGGTGCAGGGGTGGGAGTGGGTGGAGTGGGCACTGAAGCAGGGTCAGGCGACCTGGAGGGCGCATCAGCAGGCGACACTGTGGGGGGCCACACGGACTTCCCGTATGGCATAGGTGGTGGCTTTCCTTTCAACCCGGCTGGGCTTTTCATAATGACGCCGGCCGGTGTGTTCCTTGCCGACAGTGCCCTGCACATGGCAGGCCTGGCTGAGTATCCAGCGCACAGTGAGCTGGCCTCCGCCATCAATGCCGGCAAAAAGAAGCGTAAACGCTGCGGTATGTGTGCGCCCTGCCGGCGCAGGATCAACTGTGAGCAATGCAGCAGCTGCCGCAACCGCAAGACGGGTCACCAGATCTGCAAGTTCCGCAAGTGTGAAGAGCTAAAGAAGAAACCATCCGCTGCACTGGAG